The following is a genomic window from Sciurus carolinensis chromosome 3, mSciCar1.2, whole genome shotgun sequence.
gtttttggtgggagtggggatggtactggggatagaactctgGGCCTAAAGCATGTTAGATAAACACTCTACCacacagctacatccccagccaattTATGGCCTCATCTTTAATTAAAACTTAATTACCTATttccgggctggggatatagctcagttggtacagtgcctgccttgcaagcagaaggccctgggttcaatccccagcacctcaaaaataaataaataaaaaattagttacCTATTTCCAAATCAGGTCACATTCTAAAGTTCTAGGTGGACATGAATATGGGTGGGGTGTAAATGAGTTGAACACAGACACCAATGGGAAGAAAGGTGATTATAAATCTTCCCTTTCACATAAGAATCCTACAGGGAAGTACTACCAGAGCTAGGATCTGGACCAGGCTAATGGATTCCAAAGCCCAGGCCTTACCTCCTCCACTAAAGGGGCAGGTCATACCCATTTACCAGAAAGTGCTGGAAGTCTGCCCAGGTGAGAGGTGAAGGAGTATGAGGCCAGACCCAGCAGAGCATGGAGATGTGATGTCTGGGAGAGGAAGGACTGGCAGGCTAAATCCAGAAGTTCTCTGACCCCCACCAGGCAGCTGGACCAGAGACCATTTCAGTTAGCAGATCTGAGTGGACACAGTCTGGAGGGAAGGGCAGCTCATCCCTCCGGCTCTCCTGGaggccacccacccacccaggccCCTTCCTAATGGGGCTCAGCCTTCTTATCTTCTCACCCACAGAGCCGGCCCTGCCCACACCCGCTTGACCTGGCCATTCTGAGGCACCACCGCTTCCGGAGACTGTTCGATCTCTCCACTCCAGTGCTGCTGTGGGGGGGCCTCTTCACCCCAGAACTCTGGGACAACCTGAGCCAGCAGAAAGGCCCCTACGGCTGGCAGGGACTCTCACAACAAAGTACCTGCTACCCACTGCCTTTTCCCTgccttctgcctcagtcccttcttcctgctgCTGGCCCTCGGGCAGACCAGGCCCCACTGCCCCCACAGCCTCAGTGATCTGGGGTCTCCTCCGAGACGCCCAGCTATATGACACCCACCTCATCTCCCTCCTTCAGCCAAGCACCCAGGGCtcagggagagggctggggtcCCCTGCCTGGCAGCTTTCGCCTGTGGTCTCCCAGGCATGAAAGTGTTGGATTCAACAGAGGCTGAAGACAGAGGCCAAGAGGCCGTATCAGTCCCACTTATGGTTGCTGCTCAGAAACCACTACCCTTCAGGCCCAGAGCCTCTCCACGTCAAATCTGCCCCCACCCCATGTTCAGATTCTCTGTTCTGGGACTGCACACAGCCTTGAGAATCCATTCAAGTTCAGCAGAGCCCCCTACCCTACCACCCTTCTCTTGGTTCCCTCCCTCACTGACCCCCATTCTCCACCCGCCCTCTGTGCTCCTTGGGAGGTGCTGGGTTCAGTGCTCTAGGGAGCAAGGCCAGAGGGGGTCTGGAAAGGCCCCCATGTCCCTGGCAACAGTCCTCCCCATGACTTCCCCTTGTCCTCACCCACAGCCATTGCCTCTACCCTGAGCCTTCTGAACAGCTCAGAGAATGAAAAGCTGTTTGCTCCTACTGGGGGGTCGTCCCCAGACTGCATTCGATGTGCTGTGGTGGGTAATGGAGGCATTCTGAACGGGTCCCGTCAGGGTCTGGAAATTGACGCCCATGACTACGTGTTCAGGTATGAGGGCAGGGATCAGGGGGGCTGGGAACAGCAGAGCTGGGTGGAGAACCAAGGTAGCACCCACTGAGACAGCTCAGCAGTCATGATGGGTAGACAGGCACAAAGATTTGGCAGACCTGAAGACAGAGCATGGGTGCGCAATGCAAGAGAACCTGGGAGCAGGGGCCAGCAGGCCAGATTtgcctgccccagggcctctgcacGCAGGTGCTGCTGTGGGCAGAGGGATGGTCTACATAGAGGTGTGGTGTAGGCAAGGCAGAACTGTGTGATGGAAGGAAAGCAGATGGCATGGTGTGACCACAGTGACACTGATGTCCTGTGTTCTGGCCAGACTCAATGGAGCAGTGATCAAAGGCTTTGAGCAAGATGTGGGCACCAAGACTTCCTTCTATGGTTTCACTGTGAACACCATGAAGAACTCCCTCATTGCCTACTGGAATCTGGGCTTCACCTCCGTGCCACAAGGACAGGTGAGGCCTCCAATGGGCATGCCATTGTGGGTGACAGGGGGTGCCATGTTCCTGGGGACCTGTTGCTAGGGTGCGCCATAGGGCTTTCCGACCCCAGTCCAGTGGATAGAGAAGTAGTGCCAGGATCTTGGCTGCCCAGGGTGTAGCCAAGATCAGATCTGGTCAGAGACCCCTGTTCCTTTAGGCAGCGGGCTCAggctaacatttactgaatacTGGTGATGTGCTAGGCAGTTGACAGATACCTTGTCAACTTTTACACTGCCTCACCTTACTAGTGAGAAGACTAAAACTTGGTTTCCTTTTATTCAGTAAGCGGGCAGTaggccaggattcaaacccagactGCCCATCCCTGAGCTCATGTCCTCTGGGGAGATTAGCCTGTCATGGCCATCTATCAAACACTTCTTTGGTGCCCAGGACAGTGAAGGGCATAGACACAGTATTCATTGCAGCCCTGGGTGGGATCATCGTACCTATTTCCAGATGGCAAAGCTCAGACTCTGCAGAATCTCAAGAACacatccaaggtcacacagctagaattATCGAAACGTAGGCCCCTTGGACCACAGGACTAGGGTTGTTTCCATTTCCCAATAGGGCCCACCAAAAGAATGACATGTGACCGCTTGAATTCTCAAAAATAGCTCTGTgtaggaaactgaggttcaaagaaaCTGAGAAACATGCCCTAGGTCACAGGTCACAGCTGGTGACAGCCTCCAAATTCTCTCAGCCACACTCAGTTGCCCTGACTTCATGCTTCCTGCCTCAATCAATCTGGTGCTACATGCAGATCCCAGGAAAGGGATTGCAGGACCTGGTTTCCAGAAGCTTCTTTCTCTGACTAGAACATTCAGGAGGGTCCTACCCATAGTATGTGTGCACTGAGCCCCCCCCAGTAGAACCTTTATTGCTTACAATAGAAAAATGGGGTTGATTTCTGGTGTGGCTACAGTACCTGCATGAGTTATCTGTTGTTGCCTAACAAATTACACCAAAACCCTAAATGACAAACATTTATTAGCTCACTGTTTCAATGGGTGGGGAATTTAGGAGTGGCTTATTGGAGTGGTTCTGGTTCAGTCTCTTAGGCAATGGGTTGTTGCCATCTGAAGACTTGACTGGGGCTGGAACCAGGATGGTTCCCTCAAAGGTCCTTGCAACTTGCACCCCTCTATAAGCCACTCAGGAGTTCTTATGGCATAGCAAATTTCACCCAGAGTGAGTCATCTGAGAAAGAGCAAGGAGCCACAGTACCTTTTATGACCTAGTCTCCAAAGCCACACATTGTCACTTTCCACTTTCcagttaatagaaaaaaatgcactGGTCTCTAAGTCCAGCCCATACTCAAgggagctgggtacagtggtacacacctgcaaccccagccagttgtaggctgaggcaggaggatagcaaatttgagccagcatgggcaactcagggagattgtctcaaaataaaatttaacaatgaGCTGGAAGAGCTCagtggtactgaaaaaaaaggggggcgggGTTGGGGGACAACAATTAGGCTTCACCTTTGTAGGGAAGGGTATCAAAGAATCTGTGAACATACATTGAGACAACTGCCGTATCTCAGAGTGAGAATAAAGGCATGTTAGGAAACTCCTCAGTCAGCATGGGTGGCAAGACTCTGAGCAGGAGCTGAATTAGCCTTATCCCTGTTGCCCTAACAGGACCTACGCTACATCTTCATCCCCTCAAGCATCCGTGACTACCTGATGCTAAGATCAGCcattctgggtgtgtctgtccCTGAGGGCCCTGATAAAGGGGACAGGTGAGTGGCCATGTGGTAGTGGTGTGAGGTTGTGGTGCAGGGGACGGATAATGCTGAGTGGTCTCTCCATGTTTCCGGGACCCACAGTGGAGCCGGTCACTGGGTTAAGGGCAACAGGGAACTCCCAAGAACTCAACAATCCCCAGATATACAGCCTGATTCAGTGCTGAGGAACTGCTGTCTACCCCCAGGAAGCCCAGGTGACCTACTGGCCTCCTGCTGGCTTCAGGGGCAGTTTCTCTGAATGGGGACAGCAGGCCTGGCTCCTTGCTTAAGGCCATGGTATCCATCACCAGCCCAGCCAGCTGTCAGCTGCTCAGGGACACACAGGCCAGAGTGGCAGAGACCTTTCCTCAGCTGGATCTGATGACCTGTTGAGAACACTGTTCTGAAAACTAAGTGGGGGGCCACCCTGCGGGGTGGGCATcctccccagggccctgcacaagagcccagagcacaggctCCTCAGGCCCAGTGTCCTGAGAGGTGATAACCCAGGAGTGTTGTCTTCCCCCTCCCGCCTTCCTGTGCCAGGGCTCTTATGAGCCACGTCCTGGTCCTGGTCTACACCTGCCCTCTCCACTGCCCTGTGTCTTCTCCTTGAGATTAGTTGCTCCTTGAGATTAACCTGTGCTGCCACGTGGCAGATATGAGCAGTCCTCTAACTCCCTGCCCCTGGACTTTTTACCCACACCCCAAAGAGCAGATTTTGAGTGGCCTTTACCAGTCAGATCACAAAGGCCAGGCTGCCATCTGGCCCCATCCTGTGTCCAagtcctcccccaccccctgtgTTACCCAACAATTGCTCCCCCTGTTGCTATTGGTCACCAGGATGGGCTCTGTGACACAAGCAGGACTGGGCTCTTTGGGGGGCTGCCTCAGAGACATCAGGTGGACATAAGCCTCCCCAACACCAATGAGCtccccctcccacacccccaaTCCATCCCCAACCCAATCCCCCTCCCAGTCCCGTTCCAACCACACTGTCCTCCCTTCCAATCAGCAGCCCTACCCCGTCTCTGGAGGCTCAGTCCCGCCCGCCTCCCCCACCCGGGGGTCCTCCCGCCCTCCGTCTCACCCTGCCACCCCAACCACCTCTCAGCCCTCTTCCCGGACTTCCTCCCTGACTCCCAGTCCTCACATCCAGCATGTGGCCCGGACTCCACCAGCCTCCAAATCTCCCTCCCAGTCTGGTTTAAAATCTCTCTCTAGAAACCCTTCCCTGACCCCCGCCGTGCCTCTGGTCAAGTCCCCCTTCCAGAGCCCGGTCCCCTCGGCCTCCTACATCGGGCCCATCCGGAACATCCCGTCCTACATCGCTCCCTACGTGCCTCGCTTCCTGAGGGAGGCCCCCTTCTTCCAGCCGCCGACATCGCCGCTCCCCCAAAACCAGTGCTTCCCCTGCACCTTCCCCTGCTCCAAGGCCCGGGAGCCGCCGCCCATGCCCGACTCCTTCTACCtgccgctgctgccgccgccccCGCACCAGCCGCAGACCAGCTGCACCTACCCCACGCCGCCCGCGCTCTTCACCCCGCCCTGCTCGCTCTCCTACTCCCCGCCCACCGAGGTGCTGCTGAGCGGGAAGCCGCACGTGGTGCCCTCGGTGCTGCCCGCCACCTTCTACACGCCCTTCTCGCGCTACTACTCGCAGCCGCGGCCCTACCGCGCCCACCGCCGGCTTCCCAGCACCACCCTCTTCCCCTCGCTCTCCCCCTTGAACTTCGACGGTTCCGGGCGCTCTGTCCACTTCTATCGTGGGTCCTAGGCCTCACACCTATTTTGGACCGGAAGCCTCTGCCAGTAAATTCAAGCTGCTGCATCCAGAGTTCATCAGCTACCTGACAAAGAGGTACGGCGGAGGGGGCGGGCGGGAACaccggcctccctgcctccctcgcCCACACCTGCGGGTCCAGGCCGGGTGCCCCCCCAGCACCTCGTTATTCCACTTACGACTTCGCTCGCTCCCTTGATGGAGCAGTCGGTCAACAGGGAAGGGACAGAAAACTCAGGATAACCCAAGGAAGTTTATTTCCCAGGGACCCTCATAAAGGCATAGGCTGTCTACCAGGGAGCCAGGTGTGCGAGGTAGTGGGTATTAGAAACAGGCTGTCATCGCCTCTAGCCTCAAACCCAGCCAGCTGAAAGCCACCACGGGAGGAACCTGGGGAACAAATGGCCGGATCTCActtcttccttcactccctcctACTTACGGTGGTTCTCAATGGAGGGTGGGGTAGGGCGAGTACTTGATTCTGTCGGAAGACATTTTTGTCTGTCAGTGGTGGTCAAGGGAGTGCCATTAGGAGGTAgaggccagggctgctgctgaACATCCGGGAGTACACAGGGTGGTCCCTGCAGTAAAGAACACCCAGCCAGGCGTGCTGGTgccctgcctgtaatcccagcgtctcagaaggctgagggtggctgaagcaggaggatcacaagttcaaagccagccttagcaactcagtgaggccttctcaaaataaaagcatggGCAGGGGGCGGCTCATTGATTTAATCCTGGgttaaatcaattaaattgatttaattgggttcaatcctggtaggGGTGGGAGCTATCTGGCCCTTAATGTGAATGGTGCCACAGTTGAGAAACCCTGCTGTAGACCAGTGCAAACGTCCCAGGACAGAGGGAGAGGGGCACCTGGGGAGCCCCATGGAAACCACGCCACAGCTATATGACCATTCTGCAGGGGAATCAGATAGTCTGGGTACCATCACACCAGCGAGTCCTACTCAGGATCTGAGCTCCCACCTCACTCATTTCCCGTGATCAAAATGTGGGGTGAGAAAGATCTCAAGCAGGATGAGTAGGCTGCCAATGCCCAGGGCTTTGTGGTTACCTCACAGCACAGGAGTGGAAACAAGGTGTTGCCCAGTGGAGAAAGGGGGCAAGATCTCACCTGgatttcctccttctcctcccaaaACCCACTATAGGTGTCTTATTTTAGCCAAAGATCTTGAATTTAGGTGTTTGCTTGGATTTTCCCCCCAAATAGGGAACTGACTGGGGCAGAAGGGCCACGTTTTCAGTTTCCTAACGTGTTTGGATGGGTAGCTGTGCAGGGTAACGGTGAGCCAGGAAGCCGACAGACAACAGTCCAACGCTTCTTGGGCTTTATTACCTTTTGGTTTGCAGGTTTTTGAAATCAAAATTGATTAACACAGACTTTGGAGACCTATATATGCCCAGTACTGGGGCCCTCATGCTGCTGACAGCTTTGCATACTTGTGATCAGGTAAGGTGACTTTTCAGGAGCCTGCGGCGGCCCAGCACGAGAATGAGAACCCAGTGTGACTTGTGCTAGTCCTTCCCTAGGGCCTGCACCCTTGACGGGGTCTCTAGCCCCCCACGGGGACAGGATTCCCCAGCGTGGGGGTGGCACTGTCAGCACACCGCTCCCCAGCGTCCTGTCCAGGATGGGCTAGGCCAGTCCTGCCTTGACTCCTGTAGCCACCTGCCCCTCACCTGCCTCCTTCACTGAGTCATGCTGCTCTTCTGAAAGCAAAATCTTCCCAACCAGGATGCCCTCTTGTGAGGACAAGAGCTGGCGTGGGGCAAGCAAGCAGGTTTACTGTCACAGAATAAATACACTGAAGTCACAGAGCAGATGTTCCTGATGGGATGTTATTCTGTGAACTGCGAGGCAGAGAGGCTGAGCAGTTTTCAAGGAGACCCCTGGTAAAGCCAGTACAAAGACCAGAGGCCAAACTCCACCCTGGCCCCACATTTTCCCTATTTTAACACTGGAGGCTCTTGACCGCAGTCACTATTAGGTCCCGAATCAGCTTGAACTTGATCATGGCTTTACAGTCACACCCAATTTTCAAGCCCCGCTTGGCCCTCATTACGTGGTGGGGACATGTTTGGGTGTCTTCGCTTCCCTGCCTGTTCAGTGGGGTAACTTATCTTGAGGCCATAAGCCTGGGatgagagaatgtggagaaaataaCTGCCCAGGTGAGCTGTGT
Proteins encoded in this region:
- the St6galnac2 gene encoding alpha-N-acetylgalactosaminide alpha-2,6-sialyltransferase 2; this encodes MRPPRGQPFWLLFLLAAACAGILLALYSSPAERFPGSLSPARDIPPHRAFFQSKTWNSGSTKSRPCPHPLDLAILRHHRFRRLFDLSTPVLLWGGLFTPELWDNLSQQKGPYGWQGLSQQTIASTLSLLNSSENEKLFAPTGGSSPDCIRCAVVGNGGILNGSRQGLEIDAHDYVFRLNGAVIKGFEQDVGTKTSFYGFTVNTMKNSLIAYWNLGFTSVPQGQDLRYIFIPSSIRDYLMLRSAILGVSVPEGPDKGDRPHTYFGPEASASKFKLLHPEFISYLTKRFLKSKLINTDFGDLYMPSTGALMLLTALHTCDQVSAYGFITRNYWKYSDHYFERKKKPLIFYANHDLPLEAVLWRDLHKAGILWLYQR
- the LOC124981221 gene encoding extensin; its protein translation is MSSPSHTPNPSPTQSPSQSRSNHTVLPSNQQPYPVSGGSVPPASPTRGSSRPPSHPATPTTSQPSSRTSSLTPSPHIQHVARTPPASKSPSQSGLKSLSRNPSLTPAVPLVKSPFQSPVPSASYIGPIRNIPSYIAPYVPRFLREAPFFQPPTSPLPQNQCFPCTFPCSKAREPPPMPDSFYLPLLPPPPHQPQTSCTYPTPPALFTPPCSLSYSPPTEVLLSGKPHVVPSVLPATFYTPFSRYYSQPRPYRAHRRLPSTTLFPSLSPLNFDGSGRSVHFYRGS